Within the Flavobacterium sp. CG_23.5 genome, the region AGTGGAAGAATTGCGTTTTATTTGTGAAAACGTAATGAAATTAGGATTGAATAATTCCATGTTGGATTTAGATGTAACGCTGGCAAGAGGATTGAATTATTATACAGGAGCTATTTTTGAAGTGGCTCCGCCCAAATCAGTTGCAATGGGTTCCATTGGTGGTGGAGGTCGATACGATGATTTGACAGGAATTTTTGGATTGAAAAATATGAGTGGTGTGGGAATTTCATTTGGATTAGACCGAATTTATTTGGTTATCGAAGAATTGAATTTATTTCCTGAAACCGTAACGGAAACGTCTAGAGCATTATTTATTAACTATGGAGATGCGGAAGCTTTTTATGCTTTACAAGCGATACAAAAATTGAGATCTTCGGGTATTAAAGTAGAATTGTATCCAGATAATACAAAGGTGGCCAAACAGTTTCAACACGCGGACAAGCGTGGGATTCCTTTTGCAGTTATTATTGGAGAACAGGAAATGGCTTCCAATTCGTATTCTCTTAAAAATTTAGTTAGCGGTGAACAGGTTTTACTTGATTTCGAAAGTTTAAAAGCCGCACTGTTGTAAACCTGATTTTAATACATAAAAAAAAGCTTCGTTTTGGATAAAACGAAGCTTTTTCTAATATAATACAAAGGTGAATTAATAATTTTTTTGAAGGCAACCTTGGGTTTTAATTTTTTAGAAAAAAAACTTAGACAAATCTAGAGAAACTATATCGAGATATTCTTAAAATTATATTAAATTTTTGGGGTTTACCATTTAATTATTTCAAAGAAAAGGAGATAGGAATGGAAGAGGATTTCAATAAAAAGGTGACAATTTGACATTTTAAAAGAATTGGCAGTACTTTTGCAATCCAAAGAAAAGAATAAAAAATGAAGTTTAAGAATATTTTTAAAAATACAAGTAATATGACTACTGAAAATACAGAAATCGATCAAGAAATAGACGAAGTAACATTAGAAAATAATGCGAACGGAGAACAACTTATTATTGAGGAATTAAGTGTAGAGGAGCAATTAACGCAAGACTTAGCGAAGGAAAAAGATAAGTATTTGCGATTGTTTGCTGAATTTGAAAATTACAAGCGAAGAACTTCAAAAGAGCGTATTGAGTTATTTAAAACAGCCAATCAAGAGGTTTTACTTGCTATGCTTCCAGTTTTAGACGATTTTGATAGAGCCATGGTAGAAATAAGCAAATCAGAAGAGGAACATTTATTGAAAGGTGTTGAGCTTATTCATGAAAAATTGAAAAACACTTTAGTTGCTAAGGGATTAGAGCAAGTTGAAATTAAAGCTGGAGATCCTTTTGACGCTGATTTTGCTGAGGCAATTACTCAAATTCCTGCTCCATCACCTAAGTTGAAAGGTAAAATTGTGGATGTTCTTGAAAAAGGGTACAAATTGGGTGACAAAATCATTCGTTTTCCTAAAGTTGTTATAGGGCAGTAATAGAGACGCGTAGAGACGCACTTCAGTGCATCTCAACAAAAAAAATAAAAATGAAAAAAGATTTTTACGAAATATTAGGCATTTCAAAAAGTGCTGATGCTGCCGAAATTAAAAAGGCATACCGAAAAAACGCATTACAATATCATCCTGACAAAAATCCTGGAGACAAATCGGCAGAAGAGAAATTCAAATTAGCAGCCGAAGCTTATGAAATATTAAGTGACCCACAGAAGAGAGCTAAGTATGACCAAATGGGACATCAAGCTTTCGATGGCTCAGGCGGTTTTGGTGGAGGTGGTCACGGCGGAATGAATATGGATGACATATTCAGTCAGTTTGGTGATATCTTTGGAGGTGGTTTCGGTGGTTTTGGAGGCGGTGGCGGTGGCGGAGTTCGTCGCGCTAAAGGAAGTAACCTACGTATAAAAGTAAAATTGACACTGGAAGAAATTGCCAATGGTGTTGAGAAAAAAGTAAAAGTAAAACGTAAAGTTCAAGCGCCAGGTGTTTCATACAAAACCTGTTCTACTTGTAACGGTCAAGGTCAAGTAATGCGTGTTACCAATACAATTTTGGGTAGAATGCAGTCTGCTTCAACTTGTCCAACTTGTGGCGGGTCGGGTCAAATTCTAGATAAAAAACCAACAAATGCGGATTCTCAAGGAATGATCCTTGAAGATGAAACCGTTTCTATAAAAATCCCTGCCGGTGTAGTAGACGGGATGCAATTAAAAGTTTCTAACAAAGGAAACGATGCTCCAGGAAATAGTATTCCGGGAGATTTAATTGTGGCGATTGAAGAACTGGAACATGAGTTTTTGAAACGTGAAGGGGAGAATTTACATTTTGATTTATATATCAGTTTTGCTGAAGCTGTTCTAGGAATTTCTAAAGACATCGAAGCTATAAACGGTAAAGTGAGAATCAAACTAGAAGAAGGTATTCAATCTGGTAAAATTCTTAGACTGAAAGGAAAAGGAATTCCAAATATCAACGGATACGGTAACGGAGATTTATTGGTTCACGTGAATGTCTGGACGCCAAAAACATTAAACAAAGAACAAAAACAGTTTTTTGAAGATTCCTTAACGGATGAGAATTTTATTCCAAATCCGGAAAAATCGGACAAATCATTTTTCGAGAAAGTAAAAGATATGTTTTCATAGTGTAGAGACGCGATTTATCGCGTCTGTATTAATTAGATGTGATTTATCGCGTCTGTACAAAAAAATACATTTCCCATCCTTATTTTACAAGGGTGGGTTTTTTTTGTAACAATAGTAACTATTTCGGCACTAATTATTTACTTTTACACCAATTAAAAATAAAGCATGAGTAATATACTTGAAGTTAATAAAGTTGTAAAGCAATATGGTGAATACGTGGCGCTTAACGAAGTTTCATTAACTGTTCCCAAAGGCAGTATTTACGGTCTCCTAGGTCCAAATGGAGCCGGAAAAACATCGCTGATCCGAATCATAAATCAAATTACCTTACCTGACAGTGGCGAAATTATCCTTGATGGAGAAAAATTGCAACCTAAACACATTCAATATATTGGATATCTTCCGGAAGAAAGAGGATTGTACAATACGATGAAAGTTGGTGAGCAATGTTTGTATCTAGCTCAAATGAAAGGACTTTCAAAAGCGGAAGCAAAAATTCAACTCGAATACTGGTTTGAAAGATTAGATATTCAGGGTTGGTGGAACAAAAAAATTCAAGAATTATCTAAAGGAATGGCTCAAAAAATTCAATTTGTCGTTTGTGTGTTGCACAAGCCAAAATTGTTAATTTTTGACGAACCTTTTTCTGGTTTTGATCCCGTAAATGCTAATGTCATTAAAGATGAAATTTTGAAGTTGCGAGAGGATGGAGCTACGATAATTTTTTCAACTCACCGAATGGAAAGTGTGGAGGAATTGTGCGATCATATTGCTTTAATTCATAAGTCAAATAAATTGATTGAAGGAAAGCTAAATGATGTCAAAAGACAATTCAAAACCAATAGTTATGAAGTGGGTGTTTTGTCGGATAACGTGGAAGGATTGATGTACGATATTACACAAAAATTCACCGTTGGTCCCGCTAATTTCAAATCGCTTAACAACGAATTAAAACTAGAAATTCAATTAGGGAATGCCACACCAAATGAGTTGTTGAATGTCCTGACACAAAGCGGACAAGTCACCCATTTTGTAGAAAAAATACCGAGTGTAAATGATATTTTCATTCAAACAGTAAGTAAATAGATTGTCAGATTATTTGACATTTCGATTTTTCGAAAATCTAACAATCCGACAATCCAATAATCTAAATATAAATGAGTATAATTTCATTAATCATAAAAAGAGAATTTATTGCCAAAGTTCGTAATAAGTCTTTCATTGTAATGA harbors:
- a CDS encoding nucleotide exchange factor GrpE, with product MKFKNIFKNTSNMTTENTEIDQEIDEVTLENNANGEQLIIEELSVEEQLTQDLAKEKDKYLRLFAEFENYKRRTSKERIELFKTANQEVLLAMLPVLDDFDRAMVEISKSEEEHLLKGVELIHEKLKNTLVAKGLEQVEIKAGDPFDADFAEAITQIPAPSPKLKGKIVDVLEKGYKLGDKIIRFPKVVIGQ
- the dnaJ gene encoding molecular chaperone DnaJ encodes the protein MKKDFYEILGISKSADAAEIKKAYRKNALQYHPDKNPGDKSAEEKFKLAAEAYEILSDPQKRAKYDQMGHQAFDGSGGFGGGGHGGMNMDDIFSQFGDIFGGGFGGFGGGGGGGVRRAKGSNLRIKVKLTLEEIANGVEKKVKVKRKVQAPGVSYKTCSTCNGQGQVMRVTNTILGRMQSASTCPTCGGSGQILDKKPTNADSQGMILEDETVSIKIPAGVVDGMQLKVSNKGNDAPGNSIPGDLIVAIEELEHEFLKREGENLHFDLYISFAEAVLGISKDIEAINGKVRIKLEEGIQSGKILRLKGKGIPNINGYGNGDLLVHVNVWTPKTLNKEQKQFFEDSLTDENFIPNPEKSDKSFFEKVKDMFS
- a CDS encoding ABC transporter ATP-binding protein, whose amino-acid sequence is MSNILEVNKVVKQYGEYVALNEVSLTVPKGSIYGLLGPNGAGKTSLIRIINQITLPDSGEIILDGEKLQPKHIQYIGYLPEERGLYNTMKVGEQCLYLAQMKGLSKAEAKIQLEYWFERLDIQGWWNKKIQELSKGMAQKIQFVVCVLHKPKLLIFDEPFSGFDPVNANVIKDEILKLREDGATIIFSTHRMESVEELCDHIALIHKSNKLIEGKLNDVKRQFKTNSYEVGVLSDNVEGLMYDITQKFTVGPANFKSLNNELKLEIQLGNATPNELLNVLTQSGQVTHFVEKIPSVNDIFIQTVSK